Proteins from a genomic interval of Kitasatospora herbaricolor:
- a CDS encoding radical SAM protein: protein MPATQSVPEADRSRLIKADGGGWWFLGNGGYARLRPSQVGPDGVLLPGTERFLHDQGLYTSKAFSSYSLTVLTSTDCNLGCGYCFQNTGQDESGGHRPPRIKHARLTSEMITNVLDFTRERMAAAELGRLSLMLFGGEPLLNPRGSRELLRRAAELGELNASMVSNGTLLTPLIAKELNAAGLTSIQITFDGDRDEHDAIRIKRSGGGTFDMIVNNVAKAMAATSVNWHLRVNVSHLNRHGMDDLVERLADRLDPARCGLQFALIGDVGVGYGNDLSYGSSLAADFARWHARALELGFSVSRPKANNGCQACSYKDGRYGAVVNADGVLSSCWETAGRPGWEVGTLADGYLSAEETEGRWIACDDQYQHGENAAALAAFQDEVDAALLDRLNAAGRL from the coding sequence GTGCCCGCAACGCAGTCCGTACCCGAGGCCGACCGGAGCCGCCTGATCAAGGCGGACGGCGGCGGCTGGTGGTTCCTCGGCAACGGCGGCTACGCCCGGCTGCGGCCGTCCCAGGTCGGCCCGGACGGCGTCCTGCTGCCCGGCACCGAGCGCTTCCTGCACGACCAGGGCCTCTACACGTCGAAGGCCTTCTCCTCCTACTCGCTGACGGTGCTGACCAGCACCGACTGCAACCTCGGCTGCGGCTACTGCTTCCAGAACACCGGCCAGGACGAGAGCGGCGGCCACCGGCCGCCCCGGATCAAGCACGCCCGGCTCACCTCGGAAATGATCACCAACGTCCTGGACTTCACCCGCGAGCGGATGGCGGCCGCCGAGCTGGGCCGGCTCTCGCTGATGCTGTTCGGCGGCGAGCCCCTGCTCAACCCGCGGGGCTCGCGCGAACTCCTGCGCCGCGCAGCCGAACTCGGCGAACTGAACGCCAGCATGGTGTCCAACGGGACCTTGCTCACGCCGCTGATCGCCAAGGAGCTCAACGCGGCCGGCCTCACCTCGATCCAGATCACCTTCGACGGTGACCGCGACGAGCACGACGCGATCCGGATCAAGCGCTCCGGCGGCGGCACCTTCGACATGATCGTGAACAACGTGGCCAAGGCGATGGCCGCCACCTCGGTCAACTGGCACCTGCGGGTCAACGTCTCCCACCTCAACCGGCACGGCATGGACGACCTGGTGGAGCGGCTCGCCGACCGGCTCGACCCGGCCCGCTGCGGCCTGCAGTTCGCCCTGATCGGGGACGTCGGCGTGGGTTACGGCAACGACCTCTCCTACGGCAGCTCGCTCGCCGCGGACTTCGCCCGGTGGCACGCCCGGGCGCTGGAGCTCGGCTTCTCCGTCTCCCGCCCGAAGGCCAACAACGGCTGCCAGGCCTGCTCCTACAAGGACGGCCGGTACGGCGCGGTGGTCAACGCCGACGGCGTGCTGTCGAGCTGCTGGGAGACCGCGGGCCGGCCCGGCTGGGAGGTCGGCACCCTGGCCGACGGCTACCTCTCCGCGGAGGAGACCGAGGGCCGGTGGATCGCCTGCGACGACCAGTACCAGCACGGCGAGAACGCGGCGGCGCTGGCCGCCTTTCAGGACGAGGTCGACGCAGCCCTGCTCGACCGGTTGAACGCGGCCGGACGGCTCTGA
- a CDS encoding MFS transporter, with protein MAEAGVLRSNRDFRRFWIGSALSTLGSQMSLIAFPLLVLSLGGGAAQAGLVATCSLVTRMFFRLPAGQLADRADRRKLMIGADLVRLGTVASIPVAAGLGHLAYPQLLAVAVVEGLATAVFAPASTTAVRDVVPDDQLHDALAKDQAAMAAASLVGPFLGGWLFTVDRILPFALDAASYAVSAVLLLRMVTRPPAPAEGGPRDNRPTAGLRWLTGQPALLRALAFGAVLNLAGASAEVAMVVTMRDTGTGGTSIGLVMACAGVGAVLGSLAAPRVIKLLTPGRLFLVIGVVWSAGLAVFAGTQQPWVLGPLLVLLILLTPPAGIVVGQALLSRSPRELLGRVSTASDLVIAGLASLGPMLAGAVLEGFGIPPTWLLLSALVAAATVVAALPLLRGGDLGPAPKAAEPAAAEPAVAEPAAA; from the coding sequence ATGGCAGAGGCCGGAGTACTTCGCAGCAACCGGGATTTCCGGAGGTTCTGGATCGGCTCGGCGCTCTCGACGCTGGGCTCCCAGATGTCGTTGATCGCCTTCCCGCTGCTGGTGCTGTCGCTCGGCGGCGGCGCCGCGCAGGCGGGCCTGGTGGCGACCTGCTCGCTGGTGACCAGGATGTTCTTCCGGCTCCCCGCCGGGCAGCTGGCCGACCGGGCGGACCGGCGCAAGCTGATGATCGGCGCCGACCTGGTCCGGCTCGGCACGGTCGCCAGCATCCCGGTGGCGGCCGGGCTCGGCCACCTGGCGTACCCCCAACTGCTGGCGGTGGCCGTGGTCGAGGGGCTCGCGACCGCCGTCTTCGCCCCCGCGAGCACCACCGCTGTACGGGACGTCGTCCCCGACGACCAGCTCCACGACGCGCTCGCCAAGGACCAGGCCGCGATGGCCGCCGCGTCCCTGGTCGGGCCGTTCCTCGGTGGGTGGCTCTTCACCGTGGACCGCATCCTGCCGTTCGCCCTGGACGCCGCCTCGTACGCCGTCTCGGCCGTCCTGCTGCTCCGGATGGTCACCCGGCCGCCGGCGCCCGCCGAGGGCGGTCCCCGCGACAACCGCCCCACGGCCGGACTGCGTTGGCTCACCGGGCAGCCCGCGCTGCTGCGCGCCCTGGCGTTCGGCGCGGTGCTCAACCTGGCCGGCGCGTCGGCGGAGGTGGCGATGGTGGTCACGATGCGCGACACCGGCACCGGTGGCACCTCGATCGGTCTGGTGATGGCCTGCGCCGGCGTCGGCGCGGTGCTCGGCTCACTCGCCGCGCCGCGGGTGATCAAGCTGCTCACGCCGGGCCGGCTCTTCCTGGTCATCGGCGTGGTGTGGTCCGCCGGCCTGGCGGTCTTCGCCGGCACCCAGCAGCCCTGGGTGCTGGGGCCGTTGCTGGTCCTGCTGATCCTGCTCACCCCGCCGGCCGGCATCGTGGTCGGGCAGGCCCTGCTCAGCCGCTCCCCGCGGGAGTTGCTCGGCCGGGTGAGCACCGCCTCCGACCTGGTGATCGCGGGTCTCGCCTCGCTCGGCCCGATGCTGGCCGGGGCGGTGCTGGAGGGCTTCGGCATCCCGCCGACCTGGCTGCTGCTCTCCGCCCTGGTCGCGGCGGCGACCGTGGTCGCGGCCCTGCCGCTGCTCCGTGGCGGCGACCTGGGCCCGGCGCCGAAGGCCGCCGAACCCGCGGCCGCCGAACCGGCCGTCGCCGAACCCGCGGCCGCCTGA
- a CDS encoding prolyl oligopeptidase family serine peptidase, protein MTGPHEYPPAPRTELTERLHGHLVADPYRTLEDPQDPRTAAWSAAQDELYRRARSGWPMRAVLGKRVRDLLDTGAVSVPQVHGARHFHTRRLPGEDRPSLVVTEDGTTRTLFDPAALDPAGGTVLDEWSAAPDGSRVAVQSSTGGTEDSVLRVLDTATGELLSGPIDRLRRSTVAWLPDATAFYYVRRLPPELHPGEERYHRRVWLHRVGTDPAEDVLVFGDGRAADQYYAVDLDGPLLTVTATAGASPRTDVWLADLTAGSPERPVLRPVQEGVDARTIPCPRGGVLYLRTHRSAPRGRVEVAEGELRRVLVAQDPEAVLEDFAVLDGPGLERPLALVVRTRHAIGEIAVHDLATGERVGEVALPGSGTVTGLRVRREPGHEAWFGYTDHVTPTQVLRHDARTGRTTLWAAPAGAPDTAVRTSRIVYRSHDGTPVRMFVISPAGRPDRPRPTLLSGYGGFGASVLPGYAAQAVAWAEAGGVYAFACLRGGGEEGEEWHRAGRRERKQNTFDDLDAAADALVAGGWADPGRLGLVGSSNGGLTVAAAFTQHPEKYAAVVCAAPLLDMVRYERSGMGRSWRDEYGSAEDPAGLATLLGYSPYHRVRPGVRYPAVLFGVADGDTRVDPLHARKMCAALQHDSAGAGPVLLRQESGVGHGVRGTASTAGLFTDVLAFLADRLGLDG, encoded by the coding sequence ATGACCGGACCTCACGAGTACCCGCCCGCCCCCCGTACCGAGCTGACCGAACGGCTGCACGGCCACCTGGTCGCCGACCCCTACCGCACCCTGGAGGACCCGCAGGACCCGCGGACGGCGGCCTGGTCCGCGGCCCAGGACGAGCTCTACCGGCGCGCCCGGTCCGGCTGGCCGATGCGGGCCGTTCTGGGCAAGCGGGTCCGCGACCTGCTCGACACCGGCGCGGTCTCGGTGCCGCAGGTGCACGGGGCCCGTCACTTCCACACCCGCCGGCTGCCGGGGGAGGACCGGCCGTCCCTGGTGGTGACCGAGGACGGCACGACCCGGACGCTCTTCGACCCCGCCGCCCTCGACCCGGCGGGCGGGACCGTCCTCGACGAGTGGTCCGCCGCCCCCGACGGCAGCCGGGTCGCCGTCCAGTCCTCCACCGGGGGCACCGAGGACTCGGTGCTGAGAGTCCTGGACACGGCCACCGGCGAGCTGCTGTCCGGGCCGATCGACCGGCTGCGCCGCTCCACCGTCGCCTGGCTGCCCGACGCCACCGCCTTCTACTACGTCCGGCGGCTGCCGCCCGAACTGCACCCCGGCGAGGAGCGCTACCACCGGCGGGTCTGGCTGCACCGGGTCGGCACCGACCCGGCCGAGGACGTCCTGGTCTTCGGCGACGGCCGGGCCGCGGACCAGTACTACGCCGTCGACCTCGACGGCCCGCTGCTCACCGTCACGGCGACCGCCGGCGCCTCCCCCCGGACCGACGTCTGGCTGGCCGACCTGACCGCGGGCAGTCCGGAGCGCCCCGTCCTGCGCCCGGTCCAGGAGGGCGTGGACGCCCGCACCATCCCCTGCCCGCGCGGCGGGGTGCTCTACCTGCGCACCCACCGGTCGGCCCCGCGCGGCCGGGTCGAGGTGGCCGAGGGCGAGCTGCGCCGGGTGCTCGTCGCCCAGGATCCGGAGGCCGTCCTGGAGGACTTCGCCGTTCTCGACGGCCCCGGACTGGAACGCCCGCTCGCCCTGGTCGTCCGGACCAGGCACGCCATCGGCGAGATCGCCGTGCACGACCTGGCGACCGGCGAGCGGGTCGGCGAGGTGGCCCTCCCCGGCAGCGGCACCGTCACCGGCCTGCGGGTCCGCCGGGAGCCCGGCCACGAAGCCTGGTTCGGGTACACCGACCACGTCACGCCGACCCAGGTCCTGCGCCACGACGCCCGCACCGGCCGCACCACGCTCTGGGCGGCCCCGGCCGGGGCCCCGGACACCGCCGTGCGCACCAGCCGGATCGTCTACCGCTCCCACGACGGCACCCCGGTACGGATGTTCGTCATCTCGCCGGCGGGCCGGCCGGACCGTCCGCGCCCCACCCTGCTGAGCGGCTACGGCGGCTTCGGCGCCTCGGTGCTGCCCGGCTACGCCGCCCAGGCGGTGGCCTGGGCGGAGGCCGGCGGGGTGTACGCCTTCGCCTGCCTGCGCGGCGGCGGCGAGGAGGGCGAGGAGTGGCACCGGGCCGGGCGCCGCGAGCGGAAGCAGAACACCTTCGACGACCTGGACGCCGCGGCCGACGCGCTGGTGGCCGGGGGCTGGGCCGACCCCGGCCGGCTGGGGCTGGTCGGCAGCTCCAACGGCGGCCTGACCGTCGCGGCGGCCTTCACCCAGCACCCGGAGAAGTACGCCGCGGTGGTCTGCGCCGCGCCGCTGCTCGACATGGTGCGCTACGAGCGCTCCGGGATGGGCCGCAGCTGGCGGGACGAGTACGGCTCCGCCGAGGACCCGGCGGGGCTGGCGACCCTGCTCGGGTACTCGCCGTACCACCGGGTGCGGCCCGGTGTGCGGTACCCGGCGGTGCTGTTCGGCGTCGCGGACGGGGACACCAGGGTCGATCCGCTGCACGCGCGGAAGATGTGCGCCGCCCTGCAGCACGACTCGGCGGGCGCGGGGCCGGTCCTGCTGCGGCAGGAGTCCGGGGTCGGGCACGGCGTCCGGGGCACCGCCTCCACGGCCGGCCTCTTCACGGACGTCCTGGCCTTCCTGGCGGACCGGCTGGGCCTGGACGGCTGA
- a CDS encoding AfsR/SARP family transcriptional regulator codes for MLDHLERTRGLRPLDAPAGPGPGGTVRFRVLGELSVEIDGRPVPIGPVKQRLVLAALLCRPNTTVSTDLLTEAVWGDEPPRSARKNLQAYVSALRKLLGPAGRRDRLVHRPTGYVLRVDPGELDLMRFDELARAGRQAVRLGAAAHAARLLREALELWSGPLLADLAHTEAVRTEAERQAARRVAVHEDWAELELELGHAPAVAEALADVVREHPLRERLCAAWMTALHRSGRQSEALAAYDDLRQLLASQLGLQVSPALEKLYRAVLEGRDGPAGTRPAHAGAPAPHPAAARRERPRTVLPADLPDFTGRREQAAELREALTGEGSTVVLSGPVGVGKSTLAVHVAHGLAERFPDGRIAVRLRREDGSARHPRSVLAELCRATGLLGAVPEDEEEAAAIWRSWLAGRRVLVLLDDAPDEGSIRHLLPGAGAGSVLITSRTGLAGLGPLRRLELGPYPLGEAVDLLGRIVGDDRVPADRAAAERIVTAIGLLPLAVRVSGSKLAVLRRLTPAEYATRLEQSPSLLDELAAGDLAVRSRLAGWWCELPELVRTVVRRLGRLPAPLFTLAEAVEALGCGEEVARRVLEGLIEQCVLSCPIAEVSAHAALYELPLLAQAYAREQAACPEAAPPPGEGPGAGESPGSGAGFGRAGRPFL; via the coding sequence ATGCTGGACCACCTGGAGAGAACGCGCGGCCTCCGGCCCCTCGACGCGCCCGCCGGCCCGGGCCCCGGTGGCACCGTCCGGTTCCGGGTCCTCGGCGAGCTGTCGGTGGAGATCGACGGCCGGCCGGTGCCGATCGGCCCGGTCAAGCAGCGCCTGGTGCTCGCCGCCCTGCTCTGCCGTCCCAACACCACGGTCTCCACCGACCTGCTGACCGAGGCGGTCTGGGGCGACGAACCCCCGCGGTCGGCCCGCAAGAACCTCCAGGCCTACGTCTCGGCGCTGCGCAAACTGCTGGGCCCGGCCGGCCGCCGGGACCGGCTGGTGCACCGGCCGACCGGATACGTCCTGCGGGTCGACCCCGGCGAGCTGGACCTGATGCGCTTCGACGAACTCGCCCGGGCCGGGCGGCAGGCCGTCCGCCTCGGCGCGGCGGCGCACGCGGCCCGGCTGCTGCGCGAGGCACTGGAACTCTGGAGCGGGCCGCTGCTCGCGGACCTCGCGCACACCGAGGCGGTCCGCACGGAGGCCGAGCGCCAGGCCGCCCGCCGGGTGGCCGTCCACGAGGACTGGGCCGAGCTGGAGCTGGAGCTCGGGCACGCGCCCGCGGTGGCCGAGGCGCTGGCGGACGTGGTCCGCGAACACCCGCTGCGCGAGCGGCTCTGCGCCGCCTGGATGACCGCCCTGCACCGCTCCGGCCGGCAGAGCGAGGCCCTCGCCGCCTACGACGACCTGCGCCAACTCCTGGCGTCCCAGCTCGGTCTGCAGGTCAGCCCGGCCCTGGAGAAGCTCTACCGCGCGGTGCTCGAAGGCCGCGACGGACCGGCCGGCACCCGGCCGGCCCACGCCGGCGCCCCGGCCCCGCATCCGGCGGCGGCCCGCCGGGAGCGGCCCCGCACGGTGCTGCCCGCCGACCTGCCCGACTTCACCGGCCGCCGCGAACAGGCCGCCGAACTGCGCGAGGCCCTCACCGGTGAGGGCAGCACGGTGGTGCTCAGCGGCCCCGTCGGCGTCGGCAAGAGCACGCTGGCCGTGCACGTCGCGCACGGGCTGGCGGAGCGGTTCCCGGACGGCCGGATCGCCGTCCGGCTGCGCCGGGAGGACGGCTCGGCCCGCCACCCGCGCTCCGTCCTGGCCGAACTCTGTCGCGCCACCGGCCTGTTGGGCGCGGTGCCGGAGGACGAGGAGGAGGCCGCGGCGATCTGGCGGTCCTGGCTGGCCGGCCGCCGGGTGCTGGTGCTGCTGGACGACGCCCCGGACGAGGGCAGCATCCGCCACCTGCTGCCCGGGGCGGGGGCCGGCTCGGTGCTGATCACCAGCCGCACCGGGCTCGCCGGGCTCGGCCCGCTGCGCCGCCTGGAGCTGGGCCCCTACCCGCTCGGCGAGGCGGTGGACCTGCTCGGCCGGATCGTCGGCGACGACCGGGTGCCCGCCGACCGGGCCGCCGCGGAGCGGATCGTCACGGCGATCGGACTGCTGCCGCTGGCCGTCCGGGTGAGCGGCAGCAAGCTCGCCGTGCTGCGCCGGCTGACCCCGGCCGAGTACGCGACCCGGCTGGAGCAGAGCCCCTCCCTGCTGGACGAGCTGGCCGCCGGCGACCTGGCCGTCCGCTCCCGGCTGGCCGGCTGGTGGTGCGAACTGCCCGAGCTGGTCCGTACGGTGGTCCGCCGGCTGGGCCGCCTGCCCGCGCCGCTGTTCACCCTGGCCGAGGCGGTGGAGGCCCTGGGCTGCGGCGAGGAGGTGGCCCGCCGGGTCCTGGAGGGCCTGATCGAGCAGTGCGTGCTCAGCTGCCCGATCGCCGAGGTCTCGGCCCACGCGGCCCTGTACGAACTCCCGCTGCTGGCCCAGGCCTACGCCCGGGAACAGGCCGCCTGCCCCGAGGCGGCCCCGCCGCCGGGGGAGGGCCCCGGGGCAGGGGAGAGCCCCGGGTCGGGGGCCGGCTTCGGGCGGGCGGGCCGTCCCTTTCTGTGA